Part of the Nostoc sp. ATCC 53789 genome, TTTGTGTGCAGAATTTGAACAATGTTAGCAGCAAAATCTTGGGTTTTTGGCCCTGCTATCCCATCAACTGGTTTTAGCTTATAACCTGTCTGAAATTCACGAATTGCCTTTTTGGTTTCCTCATCTGTCAAAGGACCATTTGTTACCTTGACGTTATAGCCTAGACCTCGCAACACAGAACGGAATTGCTGGGGCGTATAGCTACGTTGAGGTGCTGCGAAACCTGTGTCTGCAATTACCACACTAGCGCTTATCAGGCAAGTAACAGCAAAAGTCGCGCTTGATTTTCCAAAACCACACCACATATTTAAAACTCCTTTGGATTAAATCAGCAGGATTATAAATGTTAACAGCTGCATTTTAAGTTTGTTTAATAACTTTTTTCGCGATTTTTTAATGATTTTTGAATAATTTATGAATAATTTTTGCCAAAGTTAACTAGGTGTATAAAAACTAATTCATGTCATCCATCAAAAGACGTATCTTGTATTGGCAGACATGCAGAGGTTATCATTTGAAGCGAATACACGCTTTGAACACTCAATTGCGATATTGATTCATTTATGTGGATTGGTGTCAACTTAAGCCCTTTGTCTCTAAGCATTTTTTAACCTTAAGTTGGCATAAATACATATACATACATTTATACTGAGGTCTACTCAACTGCAAATTGCTGTATTTGGTTGGAAAGAAACGAAAATTAATAAATGGAAGAGATGATATTTCAAATATCCCAAAAATGTATAATATGCAACAAAAAAAGAAAGATATAAAATCTTCTAAACAGACGAATCTTTGGTTTGAAAGATTTATGGCAATTACTGCCACTGTAAATTTAGGTTTAGTTTTGTTTAATTTAAGTTACGTACCTTGGCGAGATTTTTACTTACGGAAACTTCCGCAAGTTATTCAGATTTATGACCCAATAAAAGGTATTGAACCCCACCGAGACACGAAAATTTATCTAGAAACAGTAGACGCATTAGAAAAGCAAGTCAGCCAAACAGGATTAGAGTCTTCTGAGGTAAAAAGCAGACTAGAGCAAATAAAGCGTCTTAGCAACGAGATGATTGACAGTAACCCCTTTGCTGGAGTTAATAAAAGTGGGACTTTGGAAAAAATCAAAAAGCGGATGCGATCGCACATCGGTAACGAATCTGCAAAACAGTCCTTTGCCACTTTTTGGAGTCAGCCTTACCTCTCGCAAAATGGCTGGATTAAAGAAATTAATTTTTTTAACGAGAGCATCCGCCCTTTAATTGCCACTAACTACTACCGCCAAATCGGTGAAAGTGGTGAATTTGTGGATAATTTTTGGATTATTGACTTACCCTTCGTGATTTTATTTGGCGTAGAATTGCTGGGGCGTACCTTCTTAATCAAACGCCGACATCTTGGTTTAAGCTGGTTTGAAGCACTATTGTGGCGTTGGTACGACATATTTTTACTCCTACCATTTTGGCGTTGGCTGCGAATCTTACCTGTATTAGTCCGCCTCGATCAAGCGCATTTATTGGATCTCCAGCCAGTGCGAAAGCAAATTCATCAGGGGATTGTCGCCAATTTTGCTGAAGAACTTACAGAAGTAGTAGTAGTAAGGGTAATTAACCAGGTTCAGGGTTCAATTCAACGCGGTGAGTTAACGGATTGGCTCTCACAACAAGAAAATTTACGTCCCTACATAGATATTAATAATGTGAATGAAGTGGAAGCGATCGCAGGTCTTTTGGTAAAAACAATTGTTTACCAAGTCTTACCTGATATTCAACCTGCGATCGTTGCCATTTTGCGCCACAACATCGAAACCGTCTTCCATCAAGTCCCCGTCTACCGCAACCTCCAGAATCTCCCTGGCGTGGGAAAAGCTCAAACCCAGTTAAGCGAACAATTGGCAACGCAAATCACAACTAATCTTTACAAAACTTTGGTTAGCGCTGTTGAAGACCCTGTTGGCGCAAAACTCACCAGTCAACTCGTAGAAAGGTTTAGCGAAGCTTTGGGATCTGAAATGAAGGAAAAACACGTACTTTCCGAAATTCAGAGTTTACTTTTTGACTTCTTAGAGGAAATCAAAATCAACTACGTCCAGCGTTTATCCCAAGAAGACATAGACCAAATTATCGAGCAAACCAGGCAGCTACGCACACAAGCATCAGTTCCTACAGTGGTCGAGAAAAGCACCACTCTCCCAAAAATACGCGAAGGGTAGAAAAGCTAGCCTGGATTTCTCACTTGTGAGAAATCCAAGGGGTGTGGGAGGTGTGGGAGGATGGGGAAGAAGTCTTACCCCCCCACACTCACCACACTCCCCACACTCCTCTTCTCCCTCTGCCTACACTATGCGTGAGAAATCCGGGCTAGGGGGCAGGAGGGCAAGGAGAAAAAACCAATTCCTAATTCCCTATTCCCAATGCCCCATCCCCAATACTCGACTATCCATTAAATGCGCTAAACTCGAATGAGGGCGAATCATCATTGATTCGTCACAAGACTTCTTGGAAGATATACCTATCGCAGGAAGTGGGTCAGTGCCCACTTTTTTTATTGAATTCTCTCATGGCTCATCCTTTAGTTCCACAAATTATTGATTTGGCGACACCAGTAGCAGAAGAACTGGGATTGGAAGTGGTTGGCGTGGTCTTTCACACTCACCAAAGTCCACCAGTGTTGCGGGTAGACATTCGCAATCCTCAGCAAGACACCGGATTGAATGATTGTGAGAGGATGAGCCGTGCTTTAGAAGCCTCCTTAGATGCTGCGGAAATCGTTCCAGATACATACGTCTTGGAAGTGTCTAGTCCTGGTATTTCGCGGCAACTGGTAACAGACAGGGAGTTTATTTCCTTTAAAGGATTTCCTGTCATTATTTCCACAACGCTTCCCTACGACGGACAACAAGAGTGGATTGGTCAGTTGATTCGCCGGGATGAGACAACACTTTACTTAAACCAAAAGGGTCGTGTAGTCGAAATTCCCCGCTCCCTAATTACTAAGGTGCAGCTAGACGAGCGCCGATAAACAAAGGGCTAGGGCTTAGGAATTACAGACTAGAGTGCCATTCGCTCAAGGCTAGAGTTTCGGGCCTAGAGTTTCGGGACTAAGGGCTAGAGATTAGGGGCTAGTGTAAAGCTATTCTCTAATCCCTGGTTCTATTTAATGCGTAGTTTTCAGCCCCCACTCCCTGCTTTTTAAAGGAGATTGCTTATGTCAATGGTTACTTTACCTGGATTAAAAGAATTAATTGAAAGTATAAGTCGTGAGCGGAATTTACCCCGTCTTGCAGTTCAATCAGCTATTAGAGAAGCACTACTCAAAGGCTACGAACGTTATCGTCGCGCCCAAAATTTAGAGCGAAAACAGTTTGACGAAGATTATTTTGAAAATTTTGAAGTAGAACTCGATATTGACGGAGAGGGATTTCGCGTTCTTTCCACCAAAACCATCGTTGAAGAAGTAAATAACACAGACCATCAGATTTCTTTAGACGAAGTTCAACAAGTAGCTCCCGAAGCACAGTTAGGGGACTCTGTTGTACTAGATGTGACTCCCGACCAAGGAGAATTTGGTCGGATGGCGGCAATGCAAACCAAGCAAGTATTGGCGCAAAAATTACGGGATCAACAGCGCCAGATGGTGCAAGAAGAGTTCCAAGATTTAGAAGGAACTGTTTTGCAAGCAAGAGTCCTACGGTTTGAGCGGCAATCTGTGGTTTTGGCAGTCAGCAGTGGATTTGGTCAGCCAGAAGTAGAAGCCGAGTTACCGAAGCGGGAACAGTTGCCTAACGATAATTATCGGGCAAATGCCACCTTCAAGGTATATCTGAAAAAAGTCTCTCAAGGTCAGCAACGAGGGCCACAGTTGCTGGTGTCTCGTGCTGATGCCGGTTTAGTGGTTTATCTGTTTGCCAACGAAGTCCCAGAAATCGAAGATGAAGTGGTACGGATTGTTGCCGTAGCAAGGGAGGCAAACCCCCCCTCCCGTTATGTCGGTCCCCGGACTAAAATAGCAGTAGATACCCTAGATCGCGATGTAGACCCAGTTGGTGCTTGTATCGGAGCCAGGGGATCGCGAATTCAAGTGGTAGTCAACGAATTACGCGGTGAAAAAATAGATGTAATTCGCTGGTCGCCAGACCCAGCAACATACATCGCTAATGCTTTAAGTCCAGCACGGGTGGATGAAGTACGCCTCATGGACCCAGAATCCCGGCAAACTCACGTACTTGTGGCTGAAGATCAACTAAGTTTAGCTATTGGGAAAGAAGGACAAAACGTCCGTTTGGCAGCCCGCCTGACTGGTTGGAAAATAGATATCAAAGACAAAGCTAAATACGACTATGCCGGAGAAGATGAGAAATTTACCGCTGTCAGAGCAAAATATCAGACAGAGGAAGATGACCTTGAATTCGACGAAGAATTAGAAGATGAAAATCAGGACGAATTAGAAGAGGAGGATAGTTTTGACAATAACGATGACGAATAATTGATTAATCTTGTAAAGTTTTGATAATGTTGATTGTAGTCCGAGTCTTAAGGATTATTTCCTGAAAGACACCTTGGTATAAGTAAAAAATAGTAATAAAAAACTCATTTTTACACCCAGAATGCTGGACTGAGATCGCAGAAAACTGATGAAACCAAATTATCGGCGCTGTATTAGTTGCCGGAAAGTAGGCTCAAAAGATGAGTTTTGGCGGATTGTCCGCGTCTTTCCATCGGGAAAGGTACAATTAGATCAGGGCATGGGGCGTTCTGCCTATATTTGTCCGCAAACGAGTTGCTTACAAGCGGCTCAAAAAAAAAATCGACTAGGGCGATCGCTACATGCATCAGTGCCAGAAACACTGTATCAAAGCTTGTCGCAACGTCTAGCCAGCAGCAATACCCAAAACCAAATTTAATTGGAACAACTTTGTGACATCATCACCAGAAGAATTGTGCGAAAGCCGAAGTCGTGCTTTCATCACACCAACTGTTGATCGTTAAGGTTAGTGCCAAAATAGTAAATGGGTGTAAAAGGCATTCGACTCTCCAATAATTTAAGGGGAGCGAGGCAACATTCCCAGAACAAGATGTAATCGATTGTGTTGTGGAAGATTCAGAATCAACAAAACAAAAAACTACAAAATGGCAACCTGGTAGCGCTCAGGCGCAGTTCGGCGTCAAGGATTCCTATAAAAATCTTTTTAAAAAATTTTTATGGGTATCCCTCAACCATCATTCCTGGTGGGGATGCCATTATTAAACCGAAACATCTCTCTTTCCTGATTGGAGGCACCGGCAAAAACTAAACGGCGGTCTAAAAACAGTAATCCAAGGATGGAGATGTCGCAAACCAGGCAACCATCCGCTAAAACTGTAAATTAAAGGGGAAGAGTGGATGACCAACGGCAAAGTTAGAATCTATGAATTATCAAAGGAATTGAATTTGGATAACAAAGAGCTACTAGCAATTTGCGACCAGCTCAGTATCGCGGTCAAAAGTCATAGCAGCACGATTTCAGAATCCGAGGCAGAAAACATCCGCACGGCAGCAGAAAAGCTCGCAGCTACGAATGTTTCAGCCAAAAAGGAACTAGGTACAACCAGCCATAAGCCAAATTCACCACCAAACGGCGGACGTAACCGACCTGCTGCACCCCACAAACAGCAAATTTTGGAAATACGCAAACCCAAAATATTGAGAAATACTACCTCCAACGCCCCAGAGGCGTCAGTTGCCAACAATACCCAAGCTGCCTTGTCTGAAGCTAATCCTCCCTCACCTCCACGGCCTTTTGCTACACCAGCCTCACCCATGAAGCCGGCGGCACCAACTCGACCTGTGCCCCGGACTCAATCTGAGACTCAAGAGCAACCTCCTGTCACCGACTTGGAACAAACACCTAATCCAAGTCAGGAACCGGAAAAAGTAGCATCCCAAAAACCGGAAAAAGTAGTTCCACCGAGACCGAAATCGGAAAAACCGATCAAACCGCAATTAGTTGCCCCTCCGGCAAGGCCGGCGGCAGAAGTTGCCCAAGCAGAAGTAGCCCAAGTGTCAGATGAGCCGGTATCTCAAGCAGATAAACCGATTCTCAAACGCGACCAACGGCTACGTCCCGTTGAAGGCGATCGCGAGCAAATTAAACCCAGAGTTGCTAAACTGCCAACTGACCAGTCTCCACAATCTGCGCCACAAAGACAGGCCAGGCCTACCCCTGCACCCACCAGACCAGAGCAGAGAGGCAATCGACCATCTGCACCATCACAACTAGGAGAGGGGCAAAGACCCAGACCAGCGCGTCCTGGTGAATCAGTAGCAGCCGCAATGCCGATCGCTACTCCACCCAGACAAATGTCAGGAATAGCGGGCAAATCTCAAGGACTGGGTGATGAGCCAGTTACACCCGATCTCCTCGATTTGAAACGCCCAAGTCCGCCTCGCCCGACCAAAGGCGGCAAAAAGTGGGTAGAAGAGGAAATAATCGACGAAGTTAAAGAGAAGGCTAAAGCTGGCGTTAAAGGCAAGCGGATCAAGCCGATATTGGATGATGAATTTGAAGAAGATTTGTTGGATGATGACGATATCGACTCACCAGCAATCGTCCAAGTCAGCCTTTCCATCGCTCGTCCTCCCAAACCAAAAGCGACTCGACCTGTACAGATGCCGGGTGCAAGCCTTGCTAGCGCTCCAACTGCTAGAGGAAGTAGAAAACCTGGTTCTAAGTCTGGTTCCAACCGCGACCATCACAATAACCGTCGCCACCAACAAGAAGCTGATACCAAGCGCGATCGTCCCGAAAAGGTGACGATCACAGGGCCGTTAACTGTACAAGAACTGTCCGACGTTTTAGCTGTTGCCGATACAGAGATTGTCAAAATCCTGTTCCTTAAAGGCATGGCGGTGAGTATCACCCAAAATCTGGACATTCCCACAATTACCCTGGTAGGAAAAGAACTAGAAATAGAAGTCGAAACCGTCGAGCGAGAAGCAGAAGCTCGGAAAATTACGGAAATGGTCGGCGCAGAAGACCAAGAATATCTTCATCGCCGTCCGCCTGTCGTGACAATTATGGGTCACGTAGACCACGGTAAAACAACCCTGCTCGACTCAATCCGCAAAACCAAAGTGGCTGCTGGCGAAGCCGGCGGTATCACTCAGCACATTGGTGCATACCATGTAGATATAGTACATGAGGGCAAACCACAGCAGATAGTCTTCCTGGATACCCCTGGTCACGAAGCTTTTACAGCTATGCGGGCTAGAGGAGCTAGGGTAACAGACATTGCCGTATTAGTAGTGGCTGCTGATGATGGTGTCCGTCCCCAAACCATTGAAGCCATTAGTCACGCTCAAGCTGCGGGAGTGCCAATTGTTGTTGCAATCAACAAAATTGATAAAGAAGGGGCACAGCCAGAGCGGGTGAAACAAGAACTAACCCAGTATGGTCTGACGGCAGAAGATTGGGGTGGTGAGACAATCATGGTTCCCGTGAGCGCCATCAGAGGTGAAAATCTGGATACGCTCTTAGAAATGATTCTCTTGGTAGCAGAAGTTGGAGAACTATCTGCCAACCCAGATCGTACTGCCAAAGGAACTGTCATTGAAGCACATCTGGATAAAGCCAAGGGAGCAGTTGCTACCCTGCTAATTCAGAATGGTACCCTGCATGTGGGAGATATCTTAGTAGCTGGCTCGGCCTTCGGTAAAGTCCGGGCGATGGTGGATGACAGAGGCAAGAGAGTGGATATCGCTTCTCCTTCCTTTGCTGTCGAGGTGTTGGGTTTAAGTGATGTGCCAGCAGCAGGCGACGAGTTCGAGGTCTTCCAGAATGAGAAAGAAGCCAGAGCCCTCGCTAGCGATCGCGCCGACAGACAACGCCTATCCCGCCTGTTACAGGGACGTGTTACCCTCACAACCTTATCGGCTCAAGCACAAGAAGGCGAGTTGAAAGAACTCAACTTGATCTTGAAAGGAGACGTACAAGGTTCCGTAGAAGCCATTGTGGGAGCGCTCAAGCAAATCCCGCAAAACGAAGTCCAAATTCGGATGCTCTTGGCTACTGCTGGGGAAATCACCGAGACAGACATCGACTTAGCAGCTGCCAGTAACGCTGTAATCATTGGTTTCAATACCACCTTCGCTAGTGGCGCTAGACAAGCCGCCGATGAAGCGGGTGTAGATGTCCGGGAATACAACGTCATCTACAAACTCCTAGAAGATATCCAAGATGCCTTGGAAGGTCTTTTGGAACCAGAGTTGGTGGAAGAACCCTTGGGTCAAACCGAAGTTCGTGCCGTCTTCCCAGTCGGTCGCGGTGCTGTTGCCGGTTGCTACGTTCAATCTGGCAAGCTAGTTCGTAACTGCAAAGTCAGGGTACGACGCGGCGGTAAGGTGATTTATGAAGGTGTTCTTGATTCCCTAAAACGGATGAAAGAAGATGCCCGTGAAGTCAACGCCGGTTATGAATGCGGTGTCGGTATGGATAAATTCAATGATTGGGTTGAAGGTGACATCATCGAATCCTATCAGATGGTTACGAAGCGCCGCACTCTCACCTTAACGAGATAGTGTTAAGGGTAAAATGGTTAGAAGTTAGGAGTAATAAATTAGGAGTTAGAAGTTAAAGACTGCTAATTCCAAGCTCCTAACTCTTAACTCATAACTTTTTACTATGCATTCATTTCGCTCTGAACCTATTTTGTGGATTCACGTCGCTGGATTGGCGACGTTGCCTGTTTTTTTAGTACTCTGCTTAATATTTTTGTCTGTAGGCGAGCCGTTTTTGCCAGTCTGGATGGAGCTATTTTTAGTTGCCGCCATTGGTATTCTCCCCCTGCTATGGATGCAGTTACGTCGCCCTTTTTATATATTCGCTCTTTTAGGAATAGCCCTAAAGCCAGAAAATCTGACTGAGCGGCAGCGAAAAATTCTCTGTTTAATTAATACAAAGTTAAATCGTATCCTGGCATTAGTGGCAGCAGTATTGTCGATTTGGGTGCTGTGGCATCTTTACCAATTTGCTCCATTAGTAGCAGATTCAGCCAAATTCCTTCCACAATGGCGTAGCCTTGCACTCGTGCTTGCGGGATTAGCCTTTTT contains:
- the rimP gene encoding ribosome maturation factor RimP, coding for MAHPLVPQIIDLATPVAEELGLEVVGVVFHTHQSPPVLRVDIRNPQQDTGLNDCERMSRALEASLDAAEIVPDTYVLEVSSPGISRQLVTDREFISFKGFPVIISTTLPYDGQQEWIGQLIRRDETTLYLNQKGRVVEIPRSLITKVQLDERR
- the nusA gene encoding transcription termination factor NusA, with the protein product MSMVTLPGLKELIESISRERNLPRLAVQSAIREALLKGYERYRRAQNLERKQFDEDYFENFEVELDIDGEGFRVLSTKTIVEEVNNTDHQISLDEVQQVAPEAQLGDSVVLDVTPDQGEFGRMAAMQTKQVLAQKLRDQQRQMVQEEFQDLEGTVLQARVLRFERQSVVLAVSSGFGQPEVEAELPKREQLPNDNYRANATFKVYLKKVSQGQQRGPQLLVSRADAGLVVYLFANEVPEIEDEVVRIVAVAREANPPSRYVGPRTKIAVDTLDRDVDPVGACIGARGSRIQVVVNELRGEKIDVIRWSPDPATYIANALSPARVDEVRLMDPESRQTHVLVAEDQLSLAIGKEGQNVRLAARLTGWKIDIKDKAKYDYAGEDEKFTAVRAKYQTEEDDLEFDEELEDENQDELEEEDSFDNNDDE
- a CDS encoding YlxR family protein → MKPNYRRCISCRKVGSKDEFWRIVRVFPSGKVQLDQGMGRSAYICPQTSCLQAAQKKNRLGRSLHASVPETLYQSLSQRLASSNTQNQI
- the infB gene encoding translation initiation factor IF-2 — encoded protein: MTNGKVRIYELSKELNLDNKELLAICDQLSIAVKSHSSTISESEAENIRTAAEKLAATNVSAKKELGTTSHKPNSPPNGGRNRPAAPHKQQILEIRKPKILRNTTSNAPEASVANNTQAALSEANPPSPPRPFATPASPMKPAAPTRPVPRTQSETQEQPPVTDLEQTPNPSQEPEKVASQKPEKVVPPRPKSEKPIKPQLVAPPARPAAEVAQAEVAQVSDEPVSQADKPILKRDQRLRPVEGDREQIKPRVAKLPTDQSPQSAPQRQARPTPAPTRPEQRGNRPSAPSQLGEGQRPRPARPGESVAAAMPIATPPRQMSGIAGKSQGLGDEPVTPDLLDLKRPSPPRPTKGGKKWVEEEIIDEVKEKAKAGVKGKRIKPILDDEFEEDLLDDDDIDSPAIVQVSLSIARPPKPKATRPVQMPGASLASAPTARGSRKPGSKSGSNRDHHNNRRHQQEADTKRDRPEKVTITGPLTVQELSDVLAVADTEIVKILFLKGMAVSITQNLDIPTITLVGKELEIEVETVEREAEARKITEMVGAEDQEYLHRRPPVVTIMGHVDHGKTTLLDSIRKTKVAAGEAGGITQHIGAYHVDIVHEGKPQQIVFLDTPGHEAFTAMRARGARVTDIAVLVVAADDGVRPQTIEAISHAQAAGVPIVVAINKIDKEGAQPERVKQELTQYGLTAEDWGGETIMVPVSAIRGENLDTLLEMILLVAEVGELSANPDRTAKGTVIEAHLDKAKGAVATLLIQNGTLHVGDILVAGSAFGKVRAMVDDRGKRVDIASPSFAVEVLGLSDVPAAGDEFEVFQNEKEARALASDRADRQRLSRLLQGRVTLTTLSAQAQEGELKELNLILKGDVQGSVEAIVGALKQIPQNEVQIRMLLATAGEITETDIDLAAASNAVIIGFNTTFASGARQAADEAGVDVREYNVIYKLLEDIQDALEGLLEPELVEEPLGQTEVRAVFPVGRGAVAGCYVQSGKLVRNCKVRVRRGGKVIYEGVLDSLKRMKEDAREVNAGYECGVGMDKFNDWVEGDIIESYQMVTKRRTLTLTR
- a CDS encoding low-complexity tail membrane protein, whose translation is MHSFRSEPILWIHVAGLATLPVFLVLCLIFLSVGEPFLPVWMELFLVAAIGILPLLWMQLRRPFYIFALLGIALKPENLTERQRKILCLINTKLNRILALVAAVLSIWVLWHLYQFAPLVADSAKFLPQWRSLALVLAGLAFLGSNLFLQIPVSVMRVLVINETEFAGIEPLSLEKIKQDFTILGVRVNQIVPRLLQSLFRINTDSSQP